CTTATTCAGGTACTTCATCTTCATTAACTATTTGAATGATTTCCACTAATTCTTCAACATAGCGAAATGCCGAAGTAATCTTATAAGTCTCGTCTTGTTCGCTAATACACTCGGCAAAACCCATATTCTGCATCTCTTGAAGCAGTTTGTTTACAATCTCAATATTAGACCCTGCACCGTACTTCTTGAATAGATGATTAGCCTTTTCTTTTAGTTCTATATCCAGACTAATCTGTTCTATCAAATGACTTTTACGGAACTGATATCCGGCTGTAAATGATTGGTTATAGCATTTCAAAAAGTCCAGATAGTCAAGCCATTTTGAAAAGCTTTCCAATTTCTGTTCTATGGTTTGCTTACTTTCTCCTTTTCGCGAAAAATAGAAGAAACCATTGCCGCATTCCAATTGCAGACCAATTTCCTTGAAGTAATCAGTATAATCCTCCATATTCTCCTCGATATCTTCATACAAATGGCGGATGGAGGTATCTGTGCTGTCCACCGAAAGAAACTCTCCTCGGCTCAACCGTTCGTATATTCTTTGAGTATTATTTCGCATAAATTATGGGATATTCGATGTCTTGATAAATTGCATATTCTCCTGTCATCCTGCATTCGTCAGAATGTAAGATAACCAATTGGCAAAAGAGAGTTACTAGGTCTTCCATCGTACATTTTACTTTATAGTCATACCTCAAAATGAACTTAAACAGATCATAGCTTGAGGCTAAGAACGCATTCCATACTTCCGTGGAATCCACCTCCTCCAGTTGTTGGATATGCTCTTGTAAATCTTCCTCTGTCAAAGGTTCGGCTTCTGCTCTTGTTGTTTTCTGTATTCCATTGCGTTCAGCCATTCGTCTCAATAACTTTACGACCTGCTCATTTTCCCGTAGCATCTCCAAAGACAAACGTGTCTTGTTGTATTGGCGGGATTCCGTCCAAAGAGGACTTCTCTCTTCCAATACCTGCATAAGGTTCGTATCCGTCTTAATAAGTAACTGATCTTGCAGATATTTCAACTTTCGTATCTTTTTATAAAGTTGATTCTGCTGGTCTATCTGGTTGATGTAGGAAATAATCTGTCGGTCAATCTCCATGAGTGCGTGATAAGCTTCCACAAAATCATGTTTCACATCGCTACAGGTCTTGGCCATGTGCGGATCATTGGCCATAATGAAGAAAGCATGCTCGTTGTCCATCAACTTTTCACATTCACGGATCATGACACGGATGCTATGGCTCT
The nucleotide sequence above comes from Bacteroides intestinalis DSM 17393. Encoded proteins:
- a CDS encoding condensin complex protein MksE; this encodes MRNNTQRIYERLSRGEFLSVDSTDTSIRHLYEDIEENMEDYTDYFKEIGLQLECGNGFFYFSRKGESKQTIEQKLESFSKWLDYLDFLKCYNQSFTAGYQFRKSHLIEQISLDIELKEKANHLFKKYGAGSNIEIVNKLLQEMQNMGFAECISEQDETYKITSAFRYVEELVEIIQIVNEDEVPE